The following coding sequences lie in one Duffyella gerundensis genomic window:
- a CDS encoding ABC transporter substrate-binding protein, with protein sequence MRAMKGLNRRQFIASSAVLTGAATLPWSLSASAAQSASATPGGSPRRGGVLRVSVDQAVSMLHPHQARVNPEYLMTELLYSGLTRLTQEMKAEADLALSWQASEDLTQWTFTLRPNLKFSDGSPLTAADVVASLQALLDPKNASPALHNIGPIARVSAKDATTLLIETASPYADLPVMLAYPAAKVIPAAIAQGQYASLTKAAFGAGPFQLVSYDPERKIVVKRNPHYYDPTRPYLDGVEVVIYPDGLAESSALISGDSDLMLSAQSSEFARLSASSGVLPLRVASGQFLNVNMDCDQKPFNDPRVRQALALCVDRQASVDFVADGFGSPGNDTPINAAYPYFADLTKKAVDYGKAKGLLAAAGYPNGLDITLIASDKPATRTQLGIALREMAKPGGFRINVQTMAHSTYLDQVWKKGNFYVGFYNMQPTQDAVFSLLYTSTAAWNETRWNNAEFDRAVSAARQTKDDAQRGALYGTAQRLMHDEVPSLIPVFFDLLAASRDYVGGYQLHPRGAVFRLDHSWLTANAPVRTA encoded by the coding sequence ATGCGCGCAATGAAAGGCCTTAACCGCCGTCAGTTTATCGCCAGTTCTGCCGTACTTACCGGGGCGGCAACGTTGCCCTGGTCACTGTCAGCGTCTGCCGCCCAATCCGCCAGCGCCACGCCCGGCGGTTCACCGCGTCGCGGCGGTGTATTACGCGTTAGCGTCGATCAGGCGGTGAGCATGCTCCATCCGCATCAGGCGCGCGTCAATCCGGAATACCTGATGACGGAACTGCTTTACAGCGGGTTGACCCGCCTGACGCAGGAGATGAAAGCCGAAGCGGATCTGGCCCTCTCCTGGCAGGCCAGCGAAGACCTGACGCAGTGGACCTTCACGCTGCGACCCAACCTGAAATTCAGCGATGGTTCGCCACTGACCGCTGCCGATGTGGTGGCCAGCCTGCAGGCGCTACTCGATCCGAAAAATGCCTCACCGGCGCTGCACAATATCGGCCCGATCGCCAGGGTCAGCGCCAAAGATGCAACCACTTTGTTGATTGAAACGGCTTCGCCCTACGCTGACCTGCCGGTGATGCTGGCCTATCCGGCAGCTAAAGTGATCCCCGCCGCCATCGCGCAGGGTCAATATGCTTCGCTAACCAAAGCGGCGTTCGGTGCCGGGCCATTTCAGCTGGTCTCCTACGATCCGGAGCGCAAAATCGTGGTGAAACGCAATCCGCATTATTACGATCCGACGCGCCCTTATCTTGATGGCGTGGAAGTGGTGATCTACCCCGACGGCCTGGCGGAGAGTTCGGCGCTGATTTCAGGCGACAGCGATCTGATGCTCAGCGCGCAGTCGAGCGAATTTGCCCGGCTGTCCGCCTCTTCTGGCGTGCTGCCGCTGCGTGTGGCTTCGGGTCAGTTTCTTAACGTCAACATGGACTGCGATCAGAAACCCTTTAACGATCCGCGCGTGCGCCAGGCGCTGGCGCTGTGTGTGGATCGTCAGGCATCGGTGGATTTTGTTGCGGATGGCTTTGGCTCGCCGGGCAACGATACGCCGATTAACGCCGCCTACCCCTACTTCGCTGACCTGACTAAAAAAGCGGTGGATTACGGCAAAGCCAAAGGGTTGCTGGCAGCCGCTGGCTATCCAAATGGTCTGGATATTACGCTGATCGCCTCCGATAAACCGGCCACGCGCACCCAGCTTGGCATTGCCCTGCGTGAGATGGCCAAACCGGGTGGCTTTCGTATCAACGTGCAGACCATGGCACACAGCACCTATCTCGATCAGGTGTGGAAAAAAGGCAACTTCTACGTCGGCTTTTACAACATGCAGCCGACCCAGGATGCGGTTTTTTCGCTGCTTTATACCTCAACCGCCGCCTGGAACGAAACGCGCTGGAATAACGCTGAATTTGATCGCGCGGTCAGCGCCGCACGGCAGACAAAAGATGACGCCCAGCGCGGCGCGCTTTACGGCACCGCGCAGCGGCTGATGCATGATGAGGTTCCCTCGCTGATTCCTGTGTTTTTCGACCTGCTCGCGGCCAGCCGTGATTACGTTGGCGGCTACCAGCTGCATCCGCGCGGTGCGGTATTCCGCCTCGATCACAGCTGGCTCACCGCTAACGCGCCGGTGCGCACGGCGTAA
- a CDS encoding ABC transporter permease yields MTASYLLKRLLLMIYTLLIVSLLVFGITQLLPADAAVTLLGQNATPEALNAVRERLGLNAPAWLQYWHWLTQALQGNFGVSMRNGLAVGPTLFTALSRSLLLAACALLLMLVIAIPLGIWAAVRRGKTADVLVSVISYIGISFPEFVTATLVLLLFADVWQILPVTGYVPLSENVVSGVQHLILPSITVALILVAHVSRMVRSEMVDVLQTDYVRAAWLKGLSRRRILWRHALRNGLLPTITIVALDVGYLLGGIVVVEEIFAIPGIGRELIVAVQARDLPTIQAGVMILAATYSVVNFLADLAYVVLDKRISYA; encoded by the coding sequence ATGACCGCAAGCTATCTGCTCAAACGACTGCTGTTGATGATTTATACGCTGCTGATCGTATCGCTGCTGGTGTTTGGCATTACCCAACTGCTGCCAGCAGATGCTGCCGTGACGCTGCTGGGACAGAACGCCACGCCGGAAGCGCTGAACGCGGTGCGGGAGCGGCTGGGTCTGAATGCCCCCGCCTGGCTGCAATACTGGCACTGGCTGACGCAGGCGCTGCAGGGCAATTTTGGTGTCTCGATGCGCAACGGGCTGGCGGTTGGGCCCACGCTGTTTACCGCCCTGTCGCGTTCGCTGCTGCTGGCGGCCTGCGCGCTGCTGCTGATGCTGGTGATTGCGATACCGCTCGGTATCTGGGCCGCGGTTCGTCGCGGCAAGACCGCCGATGTGCTGGTGAGCGTCATCTCCTATATCGGCATCTCTTTTCCCGAGTTTGTTACCGCCACGCTGGTGCTGCTGCTCTTTGCCGATGTCTGGCAGATTTTGCCCGTTACCGGCTACGTGCCGCTAAGTGAAAATGTCGTCAGCGGCGTGCAGCACCTGATTTTGCCCTCGATCACCGTCGCGCTGATTCTGGTCGCGCACGTCTCCCGTATGGTGCGCTCGGAAATGGTTGACGTGCTGCAAACCGATTATGTGCGCGCCGCCTGGCTCAAAGGGTTATCGCGGCGGCGTATTCTCTGGCGCCATGCGCTCCGCAACGGTCTGTTGCCGACCATCACCATCGTCGCGCTGGATGTCGGTTATCTGCTCGGTGGCATTGTGGTGGTGGAAGAGATCTTTGCGATTCCCGGTATTGGCCGTGAACTGATTGTCGCCGTGCAGGCGCGCGATCTGCCCACTATTCAGGCGGGCGTGATGATTCTGGCTGCCACCTATTCGGTGGTCAATTTTCTTGCCGATCTGGCCTACGTTGTTCTCGATAAGCGGATCTCCTATGCCTGA
- a CDS encoding ABC transporter permease, translated as MPDLFKRLLTSPQGAAGVLILSLALLMVIGGAHIAPFDPESISILSRYKPPGELHWFGTDQMGRDIFSRVMVGARSTILLSLLATALAMIIGSVLGTASAYLGGKLDEFMMRTMDAVMAIPSLLFALLIVSTLGQSSLNAVLAITIAFVPGMVRISRSVALAARQQDYISAAIARGEAAHYIILREMLPNILAPIIVEATIRVAFAIMLFATLSFLGLGAQPPEPEWGLMVSEARAYFFNAPWMMMIPGLAIALVAIGFNLLGDGLRDVLNPGSH; from the coding sequence ATGCCTGACCTGTTCAAACGTTTGCTCACTTCACCGCAGGGTGCCGCTGGCGTGCTGATTTTATCGCTGGCGCTGCTGATGGTGATTGGCGGAGCGCACATTGCCCCTTTTGATCCTGAATCGATCTCTATTCTCAGTCGTTATAAGCCGCCCGGTGAATTGCACTGGTTTGGCACCGACCAAATGGGCCGCGACATCTTTAGTCGGGTCATGGTCGGCGCCCGCTCAACCATTTTACTGTCGCTGCTGGCGACGGCGCTGGCGATGATCATCGGCTCGGTGCTTGGCACGGCCAGCGCCTATCTGGGCGGCAAGCTGGACGAGTTTATGATGCGCACCATGGATGCGGTGATGGCAATTCCCAGCCTGCTGTTTGCGCTGCTGATTGTCAGTACGCTCGGGCAAAGCAGCCTCAATGCGGTGCTGGCGATCACCATCGCGTTTGTGCCGGGCATGGTCCGCATCTCCCGCAGCGTGGCGCTGGCCGCCCGCCAGCAGGATTACATCAGCGCGGCCATCGCGCGGGGCGAAGCGGCCCACTACATCATTCTGCGGGAAATGCTGCCCAACATACTGGCGCCGATTATCGTCGAGGCCACCATTCGCGTCGCCTTTGCCATCATGCTTTTCGCCACGCTGAGCTTTCTCGGTTTAGGCGCACAGCCGCCCGAGCCGGAATGGGGCCTGATGGTCTCGGAGGCGCGAGCCTACTTCTTTAACGCGCCGTGGATGATGATGATTCCAGGCCTGGCGATTGCGCTGGTGGCTATCGGCTTTAACCTGCTCGGCGACGGGCTGCGTGACGTACTTAATCCAGGGAGTCACTGA
- a CDS encoding dipeptide ABC transporter ATP-binding protein gives MTDSAPVLAVENYSLDFALSRDRFLPVLRDINMQIMPGDVLGLVGESGSGKTTLGWAIMRWLAGNAHERQGDIRLNGHSLRSASAATLMTLRGAKLGMIFQDPSASLNPTLTLGEQVTEVLRRHRGLSAREAQELGESLLHDVDLKQPARMMRRYPHQVSGGEKQRILIATAFACQPDCLIFDEPTTALDVISAAQILDLYERLREETGVASLYISHDLALVSRVANRVCVLEQGRIVEQAETRSLFSQPQHSYTRRLINAVPDPQHRLVPDAAGSQPLLSLNDITIDYGKAGLLDRLFRREANTTRAANGVSLTLHQGEIVGVVGESGSGKSSLGKALSGLVPFSGNIDFCGQTLYGRAQMDKAYRRRVQMIFQHPDASLNPRMTVGEIIARPLRLYGLPAGETLAQAVARLLTEVRLPPEFAQRYPHALSGGQKQRVAIARAFAHPPDVVICDEITAALDVSVQATIIELLLELRRRYGTAYLFITHDLNLVRQIAHRVAVMYRGDMVEVLPGAEMSTLAQHAYTRALLAAVHIPEVASSAA, from the coding sequence ATGACTGATTCTGCGCCGGTATTAGCCGTAGAAAATTACAGCCTTGACTTCGCGTTATCCCGCGATCGGTTTCTGCCGGTGCTACGCGATATCAATATGCAGATTATGCCGGGCGATGTGCTGGGCCTGGTCGGTGAATCGGGGTCCGGTAAAACGACCTTAGGCTGGGCGATCATGCGCTGGCTGGCGGGCAATGCGCACGAACGCCAGGGCGATATCCGCCTCAATGGCCACAGCCTGCGCAGCGCATCGGCCGCGACGTTAATGACGCTACGCGGCGCAAAGTTGGGAATGATTTTTCAGGATCCCAGTGCATCGCTGAATCCGACGTTAACGCTGGGTGAGCAGGTGACAGAAGTGCTGCGACGTCATCGCGGCTTATCGGCGCGGGAAGCCCAGGAGCTGGGCGAATCGCTGCTGCATGATGTCGATCTCAAACAGCCGGCACGCATGATGCGGCGCTATCCACATCAGGTTTCCGGCGGTGAAAAGCAGCGCATCCTGATTGCCACCGCCTTTGCCTGCCAGCCCGACTGCCTGATATTTGATGAGCCGACCACGGCGCTGGACGTGATCAGTGCGGCGCAAATCCTCGATCTGTATGAGCGACTGCGCGAAGAGACCGGCGTGGCGTCGCTCTATATCTCTCACGATCTGGCGCTGGTTTCCCGGGTAGCCAACCGGGTCTGCGTGCTGGAACAGGGCCGTATTGTCGAGCAGGCAGAGACCCGTAGTCTGTTCAGCCAACCGCAACACAGCTACACGCGCCGATTGATTAACGCGGTGCCCGATCCGCAGCATCGGCTGGTGCCGGATGCCGCGGGCAGCCAGCCGCTGTTGTCGCTTAATGACATTACCATCGACTATGGCAAAGCGGGACTGCTTGATCGCCTGTTCAGGCGTGAAGCCAATACCACCCGTGCGGCAAATGGCGTTTCCCTGACGTTGCATCAGGGCGAAATTGTCGGCGTGGTGGGGGAATCGGGCTCAGGCAAATCGTCATTAGGCAAAGCGCTTTCCGGGCTGGTGCCGTTCAGCGGCAACATCGATTTTTGCGGCCAGACGCTATACGGACGAGCGCAGATGGATAAAGCGTATCGCCGTCGCGTGCAGATGATTTTTCAGCATCCCGACGCCTCGCTCAATCCGCGCATGACCGTTGGCGAGATCATTGCCCGCCCGCTGCGATTGTATGGCCTGCCAGCAGGTGAAACGCTGGCGCAGGCGGTGGCACGTCTGCTCACCGAAGTCCGTCTGCCGCCAGAGTTTGCCCAGCGTTATCCGCATGCCTTGTCAGGCGGGCAAAAACAGCGCGTGGCGATTGCCCGCGCGTTTGCTCATCCGCCCGACGTGGTGATCTGCGATGAAATTACCGCCGCGCTGGATGTCTCGGTGCAGGCCACCATCATCGAACTACTGCTGGAACTGCGCCGCCGTTATGGCACCGCCTACCTGTTCATTACCCACGATCTGAACCTGGTTCGGCAGATTGCCCATCGCGTGGCGGTAATGTACCGCGGCGATATGGTCGAAGTGCTGCCCGGCGCAGAGATGTCCACGCTGGCACAACACGCTTACACCCGCGCACTGCTTGCAGCGGTGCATATTCCTGAAGTAGCCAGCTCTGCGGCTTAA
- a CDS encoding M20 family metallopeptidase, giving the protein MNPEQLIHHIDREFCLSFLAKMVQHKSYSATDGERELAKYMAAQMTQLGLETELQQVPGDRLNAIGRLAGSGGGNSLLFNGHLDTNPVTEGWTVDPWQGKIDDRFIYGIGVSNMKAGDAAYFCALKTLIDAGVTLKGDVILTYVVGELQGGIGTLAAIEQGVRADYFINAEPTDLQALTMHAGSLMFTIELTGDTRHLSKREEAVDAIGAAVELIPQINTMTFSGAKTEAHRKINRGHIGTVHGALGRELEEWRPPQVADFARLKGSARFAPGQTVEGVLADLQALLDKLCQRHPGLKAALFDDGIRDKPTMLPFEVSPDSPIVKAVNRAWKSVRGTEQPTGVITPPAFFGTDAAHLYQHAGMAGVVCGPGGKYNTMPDERVEISEFLDMVRIYLLAILEICQPN; this is encoded by the coding sequence ATGAATCCTGAACAGTTAATCCATCATATTGATCGCGAATTTTGTCTCTCGTTTCTGGCAAAAATGGTCCAGCACAAAAGTTACAGCGCGACCGATGGCGAGCGCGAACTGGCGAAATACATGGCGGCGCAGATGACGCAGCTGGGGCTTGAGACCGAGCTACAACAGGTACCCGGCGACAGACTAAACGCCATTGGCCGCCTTGCTGGCAGCGGCGGCGGCAACAGCCTCCTGTTCAATGGGCATTTGGATACCAATCCGGTGACCGAAGGCTGGACGGTGGATCCGTGGCAGGGAAAAATTGACGACCGTTTCATCTATGGCATTGGCGTGTCGAACATGAAAGCCGGTGACGCCGCCTATTTTTGCGCGTTAAAAACGCTGATCGATGCCGGAGTCACACTCAAAGGCGATGTCATTCTGACCTATGTGGTTGGCGAGTTGCAGGGCGGCATTGGCACGCTGGCTGCCATAGAGCAAGGCGTGCGCGCTGACTACTTTATTAATGCCGAACCCACGGATTTGCAGGCGCTCACCATGCATGCTGGTTCGTTGATGTTTACCATTGAGCTGACTGGCGATACGCGCCACCTTTCGAAACGCGAAGAAGCCGTGGATGCTATCGGCGCAGCGGTAGAGCTGATTCCCCAGATCAATACCATGACCTTTAGCGGCGCAAAAACTGAGGCGCATCGTAAAATTAATCGTGGTCACATTGGCACCGTTCACGGTGCGTTAGGACGCGAGCTGGAAGAGTGGCGGCCGCCACAGGTCGCAGATTTTGCCAGATTAAAAGGCTCGGCGCGCTTTGCGCCAGGGCAAACGGTTGAGGGCGTACTGGCCGATCTGCAGGCACTGCTCGACAAACTGTGCCAACGCCATCCCGGACTGAAGGCAGCACTTTTCGATGACGGCATACGGGATAAGCCCACCATGCTGCCGTTTGAAGTTTCCCCTGATTCGCCCATCGTCAAAGCGGTCAATCGCGCCTGGAAAAGCGTGCGCGGCACGGAGCAGCCCACCGGCGTCATCACCCCACCCGCTTTTTTTGGTACCGATGCGGCACACCTTTATCAACATGCGGGCATGGCGGGCGTGGTCTGCGGCCCAGGCGGTAAGTACAACACCATGCCGGATGAGCGCGTTGAAATCAGCGAGTTTCTCGATATGGTGCGCATCTATCTGCTGGCTATTCTGGAGATTTGTCAGCCGAACTGA
- a CDS encoding FadR/GntR family transcriptional regulator gives MPIKKLENPRIYRQIADQLKQLIDNNEFPPGSRLPAERELASQLQVSRASVREALIALEVIGLVDVRVGNGVIVRQQPGASSREPVMSQAGRNQWTDVDDELNIELDFTAELPPFSLLQTRRLIEPETAALAARNASDEELAAIRQAYEQNCRDNRQGSATHPGDRLFHIRIAQASGNPAYAFIIAHLLGHRYGTMFRSLQQHYTPQDMPHRSESEHLEILTALEARDSRAAKKAMKEHLDAVINIFGQG, from the coding sequence ATGCCGATAAAAAAATTAGAAAACCCAAGAATTTACAGGCAGATAGCTGACCAGCTTAAACAGCTGATTGATAACAACGAATTTCCGCCGGGCAGTCGTCTGCCAGCCGAGCGTGAGCTGGCCAGTCAGTTGCAGGTCAGTCGCGCTTCGGTGCGTGAGGCACTGATTGCGCTGGAGGTGATTGGGCTGGTGGATGTGCGCGTTGGCAACGGTGTGATCGTGCGTCAGCAGCCGGGCGCGTCTTCCCGGGAACCGGTCATGTCGCAGGCGGGCCGCAATCAGTGGACCGATGTTGATGATGAGTTGAATATTGAACTCGATTTCACCGCTGAGCTGCCGCCGTTTTCCCTGCTGCAAACCCGCCGGTTAATTGAGCCTGAAACGGCGGCACTGGCGGCAAGAAACGCCAGCGATGAAGAACTGGCGGCGATCAGGCAGGCGTATGAGCAAAACTGCCGCGATAATCGCCAGGGTTCAGCCACCCATCCGGGCGATCGTTTATTCCACATTCGCATTGCGCAGGCCAGCGGCAATCCCGCTTACGCGTTTATTATCGCTCATCTGCTGGGCCATCGTTACGGCACCATGTTCCGCAGCCTGCAACAACATTACACCCCGCAGGATATGCCGCACCGTTCAGAGAGTGAACACCTTGAGATTCTGACCGCGCTGGAAGCACGCGACAGTCGGGCTGCCAAAAAGGCGATGAAGGAACATCTGGATGCGGTAATCAACATCTTCGGTCAGGGATAA
- a CDS encoding SDR family oxidoreductase has protein sequence MNLAGKKVLITAAGQGIGFNTATLFAREGAEVIATDINISALEGIPGITPRLLDVTDAQAIAALAAESGPLDVLFNCAGVVHSGDILTCSEQEWQFALDLNVTAMFRMIRAFLPAMLARNRGSVINMSSVASSIKGVPNRFAYSASKAAVIGLTRSVAADYVTRGIRCNAICPGTVESPSLRQRIAAQAQAEGRSEAEVYDAFVARQPIGRIGKTEEIAQLALYLASDASSYTTGTVQIIDGGWSN, from the coding sequence ATGAACCTGGCAGGGAAAAAAGTTTTGATCACCGCCGCCGGACAGGGCATCGGTTTTAACACCGCGACGCTGTTTGCCCGCGAAGGCGCAGAGGTGATTGCGACCGACATTAACATCAGCGCGCTGGAGGGAATTCCCGGCATCACACCGCGTCTGCTCGACGTCACGGATGCGCAGGCCATTGCCGCCCTCGCCGCAGAAAGCGGCCCGCTCGACGTGCTCTTTAACTGCGCGGGGGTGGTGCACAGCGGCGACATTCTGACCTGCAGCGAGCAGGAATGGCAGTTCGCACTGGATCTCAACGTCACGGCGATGTTCCGCATGATCCGCGCGTTTTTGCCCGCCATGCTGGCGCGTAACCGCGGCTCGGTGATCAACATGTCCTCGGTCGCCTCGAGTATCAAAGGCGTGCCAAACCGTTTTGCTTACAGCGCTTCCAAAGCGGCGGTGATCGGCCTGACCCGCTCTGTGGCGGCGGACTATGTGACCCGCGGCATTCGCTGCAACGCGATTTGTCCGGGCACCGTGGAATCACCCTCGCTGCGTCAGCGTATCGCCGCACAGGCGCAGGCCGAAGGCCGCAGCGAAGCTGAAGTGTACGACGCCTTTGTGGCCCGGCAGCCGATTGGCCGCATTGGCAAAACCGAAGAGATCGCTCAGCTGGCGCTCTATCTCGCTTCTGATGCCAGCTCATACACCACCGGCACGGTGCAAATTATCGACGGCGGCTGGAGTAATTAA
- a CDS encoding fumarylacetoacetate hydrolase family protein has protein sequence MKLLRYGSAGAERPGLLDSQGNIRDLSDHITDVAGDALQPAALDALRKLDPESLPLVSDASRLGACVGNVGKFICIGLNYADHAEETGAEIPKEPIIFSKWTSAIVGPNDDVEIPRDSVKTDWEVELGVVIGTGGRYISEADAMSHVAGYCVINDVSEREFQIERGGTWDKGKGCDTFGPTGPWLVTADEIPDPHQLDLWLEVDGKRYQNGNTRTMIFRVPEIISYLSRFMSLQPGDIISTGTPPGVGLGQKPPVYLKAGQVMRLGIEGLGEQRQQTVQA, from the coding sequence ATGAAATTATTACGTTACGGCAGCGCAGGTGCAGAACGTCCGGGTCTGCTGGACAGCCAGGGCAACATACGTGACCTCAGCGACCATATCACTGATGTGGCAGGCGATGCGTTGCAGCCTGCTGCGCTGGATGCCCTGCGCAAGCTTGACCCTGAAAGTCTGCCGCTGGTCAGCGATGCATCGCGCCTTGGTGCCTGCGTCGGCAACGTGGGAAAATTTATCTGCATCGGCCTGAATTATGCCGATCACGCTGAAGAGACCGGCGCGGAGATCCCGAAAGAACCGATCATCTTCAGTAAATGGACCAGCGCCATCGTCGGGCCAAACGATGATGTCGAAATCCCGCGCGACTCGGTGAAGACCGACTGGGAAGTAGAACTTGGCGTGGTGATCGGCACCGGCGGCCGTTACATCAGCGAAGCCGATGCGATGTCGCACGTGGCGGGCTATTGCGTGATCAACGATGTCTCTGAACGCGAGTTCCAGATTGAACGCGGCGGCACCTGGGATAAAGGCAAAGGCTGCGACACCTTTGGCCCGACCGGCCCGTGGCTGGTCACCGCAGACGAGATCCCCGATCCGCATCAGCTGGATCTGTGGCTGGAAGTGGACGGCAAGCGTTATCAGAACGGCAATACCCGCACCATGATTTTTCGCGTACCGGAAATCATCAGCTACCTCAGCCGTTTTATGAGCCTGCAACCCGGCGACATCATCTCCACCGGCACACCGCCGGGCGTTGGATTAGGGCAAAAACCGCCGGTTTATCTCAAAGCGGGTCAGGTGATGCGCCTGGGAATTGAAGGTTTGGGCGAGCAGCGTCAGCAGACGGTGCAGGCATAA
- a CDS encoding L-fuconate dehydratase gives MTTITALRVEDVRFPTSLTMDGSDAMNPDPDYSAAYVILETDDPALSGHGLTFTIGRGNEICCAAIGALEHLIVGRDLAGITANMGKFWRDFTSDSQLRWIGPDKGAIHLATGAVVNAVWDLWSKAVGKPLWQLVAEMTPEELVRCIDFRYITDCITPQEALALLQQRADNKAQRTEKLLAEGYPCYTTSAGWLGYPDDKLRRLCQEAVDAGFDYLKLKVGRDLEDDIRRVRIAREVIGPDRKLMIDANQVWETNEAIPWVNALAFANPWFIEEPTSPDDIEGHRKIRQGVAPVKVATGEMCQNRIMFKQFIMREAIDVVQIDACRMGGINEVLAVMLMAAKYNLPVCPHAGGVGLCEYVQHLSMIDYLCIAATHDGRVIEYVDHLHEHFVNPCDIRGAAYMPPQAPGFSIEMHQASIDQYRHHA, from the coding sequence ATGACAACCATTACGGCTTTACGTGTTGAAGATGTGCGCTTCCCGACCTCACTGACCATGGATGGCTCGGATGCGATGAACCCCGATCCCGACTATTCCGCTGCCTATGTGATTCTGGAAACTGACGATCCGGCGCTGAGCGGCCACGGCCTGACGTTCACCATCGGGCGGGGCAATGAAATCTGCTGTGCCGCCATCGGTGCGCTGGAGCATCTGATTGTGGGGCGCGATCTGGCGGGCATCACCGCCAATATGGGAAAATTTTGGCGCGATTTTACGAGTGATAGCCAGCTGCGCTGGATTGGCCCGGACAAAGGTGCCATCCATCTGGCCACCGGCGCGGTGGTGAACGCCGTGTGGGATTTGTGGAGTAAAGCCGTAGGTAAACCGCTGTGGCAGCTGGTGGCGGAGATGACGCCAGAAGAGCTGGTGCGCTGCATCGACTTTCGCTACATCACCGATTGCATCACGCCGCAGGAAGCGCTGGCGCTGTTGCAGCAGCGCGCTGACAACAAAGCGCAGCGCACCGAGAAACTGCTGGCAGAAGGCTATCCGTGCTACACCACCTCCGCGGGCTGGCTGGGCTATCCCGATGACAAACTGCGCCGGTTATGTCAGGAAGCGGTCGACGCTGGTTTCGATTATTTGAAGCTGAAAGTGGGCCGGGATCTGGAAGATGATATTCGTCGCGTGCGCATCGCCCGCGAGGTCATCGGGCCGGATCGCAAGCTGATGATCGATGCCAATCAGGTGTGGGAAACCAATGAAGCCATTCCGTGGGTCAATGCCCTCGCCTTTGCCAACCCCTGGTTTATTGAAGAGCCCACTAGCCCGGATGATATCGAAGGCCATCGAAAAATTCGTCAGGGCGTGGCCCCGGTGAAGGTGGCCACCGGCGAAATGTGCCAGAACCGCATCATGTTCAAGCAGTTCATCATGCGCGAAGCGATCGACGTGGTGCAGATCGATGCCTGCCGCATGGGCGGCATTAACGAAGTGCTGGCGGTAATGCTGATGGCGGCGAAGTACAACCTGCCGGTCTGCCCGCACGCCGGTGGCGTTGGGCTGTGCGAATACGTGCAGCATCTGTCGATGATCGATTATCTCTGCATCGCCGCGACCCACGATGGCCGCGTCATCGAATATGTCGATCATCTGCACGAACATTTCGTTAATCCCTGCGATATTCGTGGCGCTGCTTACATGCCGCCGCAGGCACCGGGGTTCTCCATTGAGATGCATCAGGCATCGATCGACCAATACCGGCATCACGCCTGA
- a CDS encoding amidohydrolase family protein, which yields MMRIDSHQHFWRYTAADYRWINDDMAVLKQDFLPEMLRPVLQRQGIQHSILVQARCSLAETHWLLEVAESTDIVRAVTGWVDLSSADLQHDLEKIAHPLLRGFRHLVQDEPSPSAWMADAAINAGMRHLQQQEYVYEMLVTHRHLSDAVRFAQRHDRHFLVLDHFGKPDLHRGVAHWKQQVAPLKALTHVSCKISGLLTEPRPAGMSATDLLPWFDAALEIFGSERLLFGSDWPVCLLAEDDGNPWDLCQRATAALSADEQAAIYGGNASTLYRLQETSNEPASAK from the coding sequence ATAATGCGAATCGACAGCCACCAGCATTTCTGGCGCTACACCGCGGCCGATTATCGCTGGATCAATGATGACATGGCGGTGTTGAAACAGGATTTTCTGCCGGAAATGCTGCGGCCGGTGCTGCAGCGTCAGGGTATTCAGCACAGTATCCTGGTCCAGGCGCGTTGTTCACTGGCAGAGACGCACTGGCTGCTGGAGGTGGCCGAGAGCACCGATATCGTGCGCGCGGTAACCGGCTGGGTCGATCTCTCTTCTGCCGATTTGCAGCACGATCTCGAGAAGATAGCCCATCCGCTGCTGCGCGGTTTTCGCCATCTGGTGCAGGACGAGCCCTCCCCCAGCGCGTGGATGGCCGATGCGGCGATCAACGCGGGCATGCGGCATCTCCAGCAGCAGGAATACGTGTATGAAATGCTGGTGACGCACCGCCATCTCAGTGACGCCGTGCGGTTTGCGCAGCGCCATGACCGCCATTTTCTGGTGCTCGATCACTTCGGCAAGCCCGATCTGCATCGCGGTGTTGCTCACTGGAAGCAACAGGTTGCGCCGCTGAAAGCGTTAACGCATGTCAGCTGCAAGATCTCCGGGTTGTTGACCGAGCCGCGCCCGGCGGGCATGTCAGCCACCGATCTGCTGCCCTGGTTTGACGCCGCGCTGGAGATTTTCGGTAGCGAACGACTGCTGTTTGGCTCTGACTGGCCGGTCTGTTTGCTGGCAGAAGATGACGGCAATCCCTGGGATCTCTGTCAACGGGCCACGGCCGCGCTCAGCGCCGATGAGCAGGCGGCTATTTATGGCGGCAATGCCAGCACCCTCTACCGACTACAGGAAACGAGCAATGAACCTGCATCTGCAAAATAA